TTTCCTCTGAGGTCGCCCCCTTCGCCAAGACGGGGGGCCTGGCCGATGTGGCCGGCGCGCTGCCGCGGGCACTGGCGGGCCTCGGGGTGGAGGTGACGGTCGCCCTGCCGCGGTACCGCGCGATCGACGGGGCCCGGTTCGGCCTCCGGAAGGTCCGTGAGGGCGTGCGGGTCCCCGTCGGGGACCGGCAGGAGACGCTCACGGTCTTCGAGGCGCCGATGCCGGGCGCCCGCGCCCTCTTCCTCGGGCACGAGGGGTTCTTCGGCCGCGAGGGCCTCTACCAGGAAAAGGGACAGGACTACCCGGACAACGCCGAGCGCTTCACCGCCTTCGCCCGCGGGGTCCTGGAGGTGGTCCGGGCCCTGGGCCTCACCCCGGACCTCCTCCACTGCAACGACTGGCAGACCGGCCTCGTCCCCCCCTACCTGAAGACCCTGTACGCCGCCGACCCGGTCCTGGGCAGGGCAGCCACCCTCTTCACCATCCACAACCTGGGCTACCAGGGGCTCTTCCCGCCCGAGAAGCTGCGGGTCACCGGCCTTCCCTGGGAACTCTTCCACTGGCAGGGCCTGGAGTTCCATGGGAAGGTCAACGTCCTGAAGGCCGGCCTCGTCTACGCCGACTGCCTGAGCACGGTCAGTCGCCGCTACAGTCAGGAGATCCAGACCCCGGAGTTCGGCGCCGGGCTCGACGGCGTCCTGCGGGAGCGGGCCGCCGACCTGTACGGGATCCTGAACGGCGTGGACACGGAGGAGTGGAGCCCGGCCGCCGACAAGCACCTGGCTGCCCACTACAGCCGCGCGGACCTCAGCGGGAAGGCGGTCTGCAAGGCCGACCTGCAGCGGGCGATGGACCTCCCGGTCCGTCCGGAGGTGCCGGTCCTGGGGGTGATCTCCCGCCTCGCCGACCAGAAGGGGATCGACCTCGTGGCGGCCGCGGCGGACGCGTTCCTCGCCGAGGGGGCCCAGCTCGTCCTCCTCGGGACGGGGGATCCCGGGCTGGAGGCGGCCTTCGTGGCGTTGGGCCAGAGGCAGCCGACCCGGGCCGGAGTCCGGATCGGCTTCGACGTCGCCCTCTCCCACAAGATCGAAGCCGGGTCCGACCTGTTCCTCATGCCCTCCCGGTACGAGCCCTGCGGCCTGAACCAGATGTACAGCCTCCTCTACGGGACCATCCCCGTGGTCCGAGCGACGGGGGGGCTGGACGACACGGTCGTCCCCTTCGACCCGACGACTGGCGAGGGGAACGGCTTCAAGTTCACTGAGGCGACGGCGGAGGGGCTGCTTCGGGCGGTGCGCGGGGCGCTCGCCTGCTACCGGAATCGGCCCCTCTGGAACCGGCTCGTCCAGAACGCCATGGCGGCCGACTTCTCCTGGACCCGCTCGGCCCAGGAGTACGTCCAGGTGTACCGGCGCGCCATCGCCAAGCGGCGGGGCGGGGAGCCCTAGAGGCCCTCGGCCTGCGCCGCGCCGTTGGCCGGGGTGAATTGACGCCTCTCCCGGGCGGGCGTATCATCCCGAGAGAGCGGCCCGCGTCCGGCACGGCCGGGTGCGGGCCGGCGAGGAGGTGCGGGATGTATTACCCGGTGTACCGGCCCCGGCGGCTGCGCAAGACGGAGACCTTGCGGCGGATGGTCCGGGAGACCACCCTGCGGGTGGACGACCTGATCATGCCGTTCTTCGTCCTCCACGGGCGCGGGGTACGCGAGGAGATCGCGCCGATGCCCGGGACCTTCCGCCTCTCGGTAGACGAGCTGGTCAAGGAGGTGAAGGAGGCCGCCGCCCTGGGGGTCCCGGGAGTCCTCCTCTTCGGCATCCCGGAGACCAAGGACGCCTATGGATCCGAGGCCTACGCGAGCGACGGGATCATCCAGCAGGCCATCCGGGCGATCAAGGACTCGGTCTCGGACCTGGTCGTGATCGCGGACACGTGCCTCTGCGAGTACACCAGCCACGGCCACTGCGGGGTGGTGGAGGAGGGCCGGGTCCGGAACGATCCGACGCTCGAGCTCATCGCCAAGACGGCCCTCTCGCAGGCGGAGGCGGGGGCCGACATGATCGCCCCCTCCGATATGATGGACGGCCGGGTGGCGGCCATCCGCGAAGCCCTCGACGAGGGCGGCTTCGAGGAGATCCCCATCATGGCCTACGCTGCCAAGTACGCCTCGGCCTTCTACGGCCCGTTCCGGGAGGCAGCCGGCTCCGCCCCCCAGTTCGGCGACCGCCGCGCCTACCAGATGGACCCGGCCAACGCCGACGAGGCCCTGCGGGAGGTGGCCCTGGACCTGGAGGAGGGGGCGGACATCGTGATGGTGAAGCCGGCGCTGCCCTACCTCGATGTGATCGCCCGGGTCCGGGCCGAGTACGCCGTCCCGATCGCTGCCTACAGCGTGAGCGGAGAGTTCGCCATGGTGAAGGCGGCCGCGCGCCTCGGCTGGCTGGACGGGGAGCAGGCCATGCTGGAGGCGCTCACGGGGATCAAGCGGGCCGGGGCCGACCTCATCCTGACCTACTTCGCCAAGGACGTCGCGGCGCTCCTCCGGGAGCGTCGGTAGGCCTCCCTGGACCCGCGCTCCCATCCTCCCCTCAGCCCGGAGTGTACTGCCATGCGGCGGGAGACGTCGCGCCGGCTGTTTGAAGAAGCCCAGCGCCTGCTGCCGGGTGGGGTGGATTCGCCCGTCCGGGCGTTCCGCGCCGTCGGGGGGGACCCCTTCTTCGTTGCCCGGGGGGCGGGGCCGCTCCTTACCGATGTGGACGGTAACGACTATCTGGACTACGTCTGCTCCTGGGGACCGCTCATCCTCGGGCACACCCATCCGGAGGTGGTCGCCGCCCTGCGGGAAGCCATCGAACGGGGGACCTCCTACGGGGCGCCGACGGAGCAGGAGGTGCGGCTGGCCGGACTCGTCCAGGAGGCCTTCCCCTCGATCGAGATGCTCCGCTTCGTCTCCTCCGGGACGGAGGCGGCCATGAGCGCCATCCGGGCGGCCCGGGGGTTCACGGGGCGGGAGAGGGTCATCAAGTTCGAGGGCTGCTACCACGGCCATGCCGACAGCCTCCTGGTCAAGGCCGGCTCTGGCGCGGCGACCTTCGGCGTCCCGGACTCGGCCGGCGTCCCGGCGGCGCTCGCGCGGGGGACCATCGCGCTCCCCTTCAACGACCTGGACGCCGTCCGGCGCGCCCTCGAAGCCGTGGGGAAGGAGGTCGCCTGTCTGATCCTGGAGCCGGTGGTGGGGAACATGGGCGTGGTTCTGCCCCGGCCCGGGTTCCTGAGCGGGCTCCGGGAGCTCACGGCCCGGCACGGGGTTCTCCTGATCTTCGATGAGGTCATCACCGGGTTCCGCCTCGCCCTCGGGGGGGCCCAGGAGGTCTATCGGGTCCCGGCGGACCTCACCTGCCTCGGGAAGATCCTCGGGGGGGGCCTCCCGGTCGGGGCCTATGGCGGGCGGCGGGAGATCATGGAGCAGGTCGCCCCGCTGGGGCCTGTCTATCAGGCCGGGACCCTATCGGGGAACCCGCTGGCCATGACGGCCGGGATCGCCACGCTGACCCTCCTGAAGGCCCCGGGCTTCTACAAGAGTCTGGACGAGCGGGCGGCGACTCTGGAGGAGGGGCTGCGCGCCGCCGCCCGAGAGGCGCGGGTGGCCGCCCGGGTGCAGCGGGCCGCCTCGATGCTCACGGTCTTCTTCACCGATCGTGAGGTCTGGTCCTGGACCGACGCGGACACGGCCGACCGGCAGCGCTATGCCCGGTTCTTCCGGGGGCTCCTGGAGCAGGGCGTCTATTTCCCCCCGGCGCAGTTCGAGGCGGCCTTCGTGTCAGCCGCCCACGCGGCCGGCGACATCGCGGAGACGGTCCGTGCCGCCCGGACGGCCTTCGCCGGCGCCGCTCTCTAGAATGGTCTCCTTCGACTTCCTCCAACACCTCGCTGACCGCTTCGAGCAACCCCCCGCCGCGGTCGACGCCGCCGCGTGCACCCGGGAGATGACCTTCCTCTCCCGGTGCCAGCGCTGCGTCGAGGCCTGCCCGCACGCGGCCATCGACCTCACGGGAGCCGTGAAGGTCCTCCCCGCCTGCACCGGGTGCGGGGCGTGCCTGACCGTCTGCCCCACCGACGCCTACCGTCTCCCGGAGAGCGGCCTGGGGGACACCCTCGCGCAGGTCGAGCGCGCGGCCCGGGCCGCCGGCTCAGCGGTCGTCACGTGCGTCAAGAGCCGCGTCGCCCGCCAGGCGGACGCGGTCCTCCCCTGCCTGGCGCGGGCGGAGGAGACCCTCTTGCTGGGCGCGTTCGCCGCAGGAGCGCGGGAGGTGACCCTCGTGCGCGGTCCCTGCGGGGGATGCGAGAACGCCCCGGCCATGCCCCGTCTCGAGCGGACCGTCGCCCGCCTGCAGGGGTGGAGCGGCGCCCTGCCCGCGACGGGCGGGTTGCGCCTGATTCCTGAGGCGGAGGCGCCGGCCCGCCAGCGGCGACGGGCCGAGGTCGAGCCGGAGCGCCGGGCCTTCTTCGCCTGGATGCGGCGGGAGGGTCTGCAGGTGGCGGCGAAGGTGGCGGATGAGGTGGCCGAGGGATGGAGCGGCCGCCGGGCCCCCTCGCCCCGTGGGACCCTCTCCTCCGAGCGGCGTCTTCTCCTGGGGCTGCTCCGCCGGCTGCCGGGACCCGATGGGATCCTCCCCTATGACCCCGAAGGCCCCTTCGCCGACCTCGAAGTGGATCTGGACGCCTGCGACGGCTCCGCCACCTGCGTCCGGGTCTGCCCCACGGAGGCTCTGAAGCAGCCGGAGAGCCCGGAGGGCTTTACGCTCACCTTCCAGGCGTCCCGGTGCGTCAACTGCGGCCTTTGCGTGGAGCACTGTGCGCCAAAGGCGCTCGGCTTCGCGCCGCGCGTCCCGGTGGCCGCCCTCAGGCAGGGGACGGTCCGGGTCGCTGTCCGCAAGACGAGCGCCCACTGCACGGCCTGCGGCCTGCCGTTCTTCCCCTCCAGGGCGACGGCGGGGAGCGGCCGGTGCAAGTATTGCGGGATGCCGGACTTGTTCCCGGCCGTGCCGGCCGCGGACGCGGCGGGCGGTGCCGCGGACGGGGCCGGCCCGTCGGGTCCCCCTGCGGGCGAGGCTGTCCCATGAGTGGGGTTCGCCCGGTCACCGGCGAGGCACGCGCCGCCCCCGCGCTTGCCGCGGCCGGCAGGAGCATCCGGCAGCGGGCCACGGAAGCCTGGGAGCGGCTCGGTCCCACGCTGCGGGTCTTCGCCTTCCTCCGGGTCCTCGTGATCGTGGGGAGTCTCCTGTGGGTCCTCCTCGCGCCTCTGCCCGCCGCGACCCGCCAGTCCGTCGCCCTGCTCCTGCTCACCTTCGCTGCCTACAGCGCGAGCCTGTACGCCCTGGTCCTCCTCCGCGGGTTGACCATGGGGGCGCTCAACCTCTGGGTCTTCGCCCTGGACCTCGGCTTCGCCACAGTCCTGGTCCATCTCACGGGAGGGCTCGAGAGCAACTTCTATCTCGCCTTCTATCTGCTGACCGCCCTCCAGGCGTTCTACTACGGCCTCCAGCGAGGGATCGGCGCGTCGGCCCTCTCGTTTTTGCTGTACGTGGCGGTGTCCTGGCCGGGCCTCGCGCCGGAGGCCTGGAGCGCCCTGGCCCTGCGCGGAGCGTTCCTGGCGCTGCTGGGGGTCTCCCTCGGCCTCCTCTCGGAGCGGGAGCGCCAGCGGCGGCGGGAGATGGTCCAGCTCAACCGGGACCTGACGGAGCAGCGGGAGCGGATCCGGGAGATCGTGGAGACGATGCAGGACGGGGTCATCGTCCTGGACCGGGACCGGAGGGTGACCCACTGGAACCGCGCCCTGGAGGAGCGCTACGCGGTGAAGCGGGAGGAGATCCTGGGGCGGGACCTCCTGGAGGCCTTCCCGGCCCTCCGCGAGGAGGGGTTCGCCGCCTTCCTGGACCAGGTCTTCGGGGGCCAGGCGGCCACGCTGACGCTGGAGCGCTTCGCCCACCGGACGCTCCGTCGGGGGGAGGTGATCCTGAACGTCAAGGGGACCGCCATGCGGGACCTCCGGGGGGAGGTCCAGGGGACGCTCATCACGGTGGAGGACGTGACGGAGCGGGTGGGTCTGGAAAAGGCGATGCAGCAGGCGGAAAAGATGGCGGCCATCGGCACCCTCTCGGCCGGCCTGGCCCACGAGATCAACAATCCCATCGGCGTCATCGCCTCCCGCGTGGAGTGCATGCTGCTCGAGGCGGAGGAGCAGAGCCTCTCGGAGACGGTTCGGGGCGATCTGCGAGTCATCGCCAAGCACGCCGATCGGGTGGCCCGCATCACGCAGGGGCTCCTCTCCTTCTCCCGCGCCCAGGCCTGGCGGCTCACGCCCGTGGACATTAACACCGTCGTGGAAGAGGCCCTCGTCCTGATGGAGAAGCAACTGGCCCGGGAGAAGGTGACACTGGAGCAAGAGCTGGCCCCGGGCCTGCCCGCGGTCCTGGGGAGCGCCAACCACCTGCAGCAGGTGATCCTCAACCTCCTGACCAACGCCCGGGAGGCGATGCCGGAGGGGGGACGCCTCCGGGTGGCCACCCGCCGGGGGGGGCGCGCGGTGGAGGTGGAGGTGACCGACACGGGCAAGGGGATCCCGCCCGAGCACCTGTTGAAGGTCTTCGACCCGTTCTTCACGACGAAGGAGAAGGGCACGGGCCTGGGCCTCGCCATCTCCTACGGGATCGTGCGCGACCACAGCGGGAGTCTCGCGGTCCGCAGCCACGAGGGAGAGGGAACCACTTTCCTGGTCACCCTGCCCGCGGCAGGGGAGCGATAGGGGGCGGCATGGCGGAGGCGGCTCGGATCCTGGTGGTGGACGACGAGCCGGACATGGTCGAGACCGTGGCCCGGATCCTGACCCGCCTCGGCCACGAGTCGGTGACGGCCACCGACGGGCGGGCGGCCCTGGCGGCGCTGGAGCGGGAGCAGCCCGACCTGGTCCTGACCGACCTCAGGATGCCCGGGATGGACGGCCTGGAGGTCCTGAAGGAGGTCAAGCGGGTCATCCCCCAAGCGCCGGTGGTGCTCTTCACGGCGCACGCGACGATCGAGACGGCGGTCGAGGCGATCAAGGCCGGGGCGTTCGACTACATCACCAAGCCCTTCACGGCGGACCAGCTCCAGGTGGTCATCGAGCGGGCCCTCACCCAGCGGCGCCTGCAGGAGGAGAACCGCCGCCTGAAAGAACAGCTCCAGGAGTCGTACCGCTTCGAGAACATCATCGGACGCTCGCTGCCGATGCTGCAGGTGTTCGAGGTGATCAAGAAGGTGGCCCGGAGCGAGGCCAACGTCCTCATCGTCGGGGAGAGCGGGACCGGGAAGGAGCTGGTGGCCCGGTCCATCCACGTCAACAGCGCGCGGGTCGCCAAGCCCTTCGTGCCGGTGGACTGCGCCTCTCTCCCGGAGAACCTCCTGGAGAGCGAGCTGTTCGGGCACGAGAAGGGCGCCTTCACGGGGGCCCACATGACCCGCCCGGGCCTCTTCGAATACGCCAACGGGGGGACGGTCTTTCTGGACGAGGTGGGGGACCTGGGGGGGAACTTGCAGGCGAAGCTCCTGCGGGTCCTCCAAGAGCGGCAGATCCGCCGGGTCGGGGGCAACCGGCTCATCCCGGTGGATGTGCGGGTCATCTCGGCGACCAACCGGGACCTGGAGGAGGTGGTGAAGCGGGCCGAATTTCGGGAAGACCTCTTCTACCGGTTGAACGTCATCTCCATCCCCCTGCCGCCGCTGCGGGAGCGCAAGGGAGACGTCCCCCTCATCGCCCATCACTACCTCCGGAAGTACGTGGCCAGCAGCGGGAAGCGGATCACCGGGATCGCCCCGGAGACGCTGGCGCTGCTGGAGAGCCACGGGTGGCCGGGCAACGTCCGGGAGCTGCAGAACGTGATCGAGCGGGCCGTCGTCCTCGCCGAGCACGAGGGACTGCTCCCCGAAGATCTGCCGGAGCACATCCGGGTCCGGGAGGCGGGAGCCGTCGCGGCCGAGAGCCGGCCGGACCTCCCGATGAAGCGGGCGAAGGACGAGTGGACCCGGACCTTCGAGAAGGAGTATCTGCGTTCCCTCCTCAAGCAGCACGCGGGCAACATCTCCCAGGCCGCCCGCGCCGCCGGCGTGGACCGCAAGACCATCCACCGCCTCCTGAAGAAGCACGGCCTCGATGCCTCCTGACCCATCCGCCTGAGACACCCGCCCGCCCCGTGGGGCGCCGCTGCCCCACCCGGTCCTTCCGCGGAGATCCAGAGGGGAATCGGCCTTTCACCCGGCCCGGTAAGCCCCAGCCCGGTGCGGCGTCCATGTCCCGCCGCTGGCGCCGCGGGATTTCCCCCCGCGCAGAGCCGGTTCCCCGCCTCCTGCAAAAACAGAACGTTACGTGATCCTTCCTTCCCCGAGCGGCGTGAGCGGCCGTGGCACCGCTCTTGCTGAACTGCCCCGCAACTGGCGCTCTATCCCTGGCAAACAAGAGAAGAGAAAGGAGAGGATCGCCATGAGGTCACTCCCAGCCGCAACTTCCCTCTTACTCGGCGCAGCCCTGCTCCTTGGCCCTGCGGGAAACCCCTGGGCCCAGGAAGCCCTCCGGGCCAAGCTGACCGCGGCACCCGAGGTCCCGCCCCCGATCGAGCGGACCCGGCCGGCCAAGATTCTCGTCGAGCTGACGACCGAGGAGCACCGGGCGCAACTGGCTGATGGCGTCGAGTACGAGATCTGGACCTTCGGGGGGACGCTCCCCGGGCCCTTCATCCGGGTGCGCGTCGGCGATGAGATCGAGCTCTACCTGAAGAACGACAAGGCCAGCAAGTTCCCCCACTCGATCGACCTGCACGCGGTCACCGGACCCGGCGGCGGGGCGAAGGTCACCCAGACCATTCCGGGGGGGGAGACCGCCTTCGTGTGGAAGGCGATGAACCCGGGCCTCTACATCTACCACTGCGCGACACCCCCCGTTCCTCTCCATGTGGCCAACGGGATGTACGGCCTGATCCTGGTGGAGCCGCAGGGCGGCCTTCCCCCCGTGGACAAGGAGTTCTACGTCCTCCAGAGCGAGTTCTACACGCAGGGCAGGTACGGCGAGGAGGGGTTCCAGCCCTTCTCCTTCGAGAAGGCGGAACGCGAGCAGCCGGACTATGTCCTGTTCAACGGCCGGGTGGGAGCCCTCCTGGGGGAGCGGGCGCTGAAGGCGAAGGTGGGAGACCGGGTGAGACTGTACGTGGGGAACGCCGGCCCGAATCTGGCCTCCTCGTTCCACGTCATCGGGGAGATCTTTGACGCGGTGTACCCCGAGGGAGCGATCGGCGGGACCCCGAACAAGAACATCCAGAGCACCCTGATCCCGGCGGGCGGCGCGGCCATCGTGGAGTTCCGGCTCGACGCCCCCGGGACGTACCTGCTCGTGGATCACAGCATCTTCCGGGCGTTCGGCAAGGGGGCCCTCGGGGCGCTCGAGGCGACGGGCCCCGAGGCACCCGCGGTGTTCAAGGCCCTCCAGAGGGGATCTGGCCCGACAGGCCATTGATGGCGGTACGGGAGAGGGGCAGGAGGGGCTCGCAATGAAAAGGCTTCTGGTTCCGCTCGACGGGTCGCCCCTGGCCGAGAGCATTCTCGCCGTGGCGGAGGAGTGGGCGAAGGAAGAGGAAGCAGAGGTGTCCCTGCTC
Above is a window of Candidatus Methylomirabilis sp. DNA encoding:
- the glgA gene encoding glycogen synthase GlgA is translated as SSEVAPFAKTGGLADVAGALPRALAGLGVEVTVALPRYRAIDGARFGLRKVREGVRVPVGDRQETLTVFEAPMPGARALFLGHEGFFGREGLYQEKGQDYPDNAERFTAFARGVLEVVRALGLTPDLLHCNDWQTGLVPPYLKTLYAADPVLGRAATLFTIHNLGYQGLFPPEKLRVTGLPWELFHWQGLEFHGKVNVLKAGLVYADCLSTVSRRYSQEIQTPEFGAGLDGVLRERAADLYGILNGVDTEEWSPAADKHLAAHYSRADLSGKAVCKADLQRAMDLPVRPEVPVLGVISRLADQKGIDLVAAAADAFLAEGAQLVLLGTGDPGLEAAFVALGQRQPTRAGVRIGFDVALSHKIEAGSDLFLMPSRYEPCGLNQMYSLLYGTIPVVRATGGLDDTVVPFDPTTGEGNGFKFTEATAEGLLRAVRGALACYRNRPLWNRLVQNAMAADFSWTRSAQEYVQVYRRAIAKRRGGEP
- the hemB gene encoding porphobilinogen synthase; the encoded protein is MYYPVYRPRRLRKTETLRRMVRETTLRVDDLIMPFFVLHGRGVREEIAPMPGTFRLSVDELVKEVKEAAALGVPGVLLFGIPETKDAYGSEAYASDGIIQQAIRAIKDSVSDLVVIADTCLCEYTSHGHCGVVEEGRVRNDPTLELIAKTALSQAEAGADMIAPSDMMDGRVAAIREALDEGGFEEIPIMAYAAKYASAFYGPFREAAGSAPQFGDRRAYQMDPANADEALREVALDLEEGADIVMVKPALPYLDVIARVRAEYAVPIAAYSVSGEFAMVKAAARLGWLDGEQAMLEALTGIKRAGADLILTYFAKDVAALLRERR
- the hemL gene encoding glutamate-1-semialdehyde 2,1-aminomutase, translated to MRRETSRRLFEEAQRLLPGGVDSPVRAFRAVGGDPFFVARGAGPLLTDVDGNDYLDYVCSWGPLILGHTHPEVVAALREAIERGTSYGAPTEQEVRLAGLVQEAFPSIEMLRFVSSGTEAAMSAIRAARGFTGRERVIKFEGCYHGHADSLLVKAGSGAATFGVPDSAGVPAALARGTIALPFNDLDAVRRALEAVGKEVACLILEPVVGNMGVVLPRPGFLSGLRELTARHGVLLIFDEVITGFRLALGGAQEVYRVPADLTCLGKILGGGLPVGAYGGRREIMEQVAPLGPVYQAGTLSGNPLAMTAGIATLTLLKAPGFYKSLDERAATLEEGLRAAAREARVAARVQRAASMLTVFFTDREVWSWTDADTADRQRYARFFRGLLEQGVYFPPAQFEAAFVSAAHAAGDIAETVRAARTAFAGAAL
- a CDS encoding 4Fe-4S dicluster domain-containing protein, producing MVSFDFLQHLADRFEQPPAAVDAAACTREMTFLSRCQRCVEACPHAAIDLTGAVKVLPACTGCGACLTVCPTDAYRLPESGLGDTLAQVERAARAAGSAVVTCVKSRVARQADAVLPCLARAEETLLLGAFAAGAREVTLVRGPCGGCENAPAMPRLERTVARLQGWSGALPATGGLRLIPEAEAPARQRRRAEVEPERRAFFAWMRREGLQVAAKVADEVAEGWSGRRAPSPRGTLSSERRLLLGLLRRLPGPDGILPYDPEGPFADLEVDLDACDGSATCVRVCPTEALKQPESPEGFTLTFQASRCVNCGLCVEHCAPKALGFAPRVPVAALRQGTVRVAVRKTSAHCTACGLPFFPSRATAGSGRCKYCGMPDLFPAVPAADAAGGAADGAGPSGPPAGEAVP
- a CDS encoding ATP-binding protein codes for the protein MSGVRPVTGEARAAPALAAAGRSIRQRATEAWERLGPTLRVFAFLRVLVIVGSLLWVLLAPLPAATRQSVALLLLTFAAYSASLYALVLLRGLTMGALNLWVFALDLGFATVLVHLTGGLESNFYLAFYLLTALQAFYYGLQRGIGASALSFLLYVAVSWPGLAPEAWSALALRGAFLALLGVSLGLLSERERQRRREMVQLNRDLTEQRERIREIVETMQDGVIVLDRDRRVTHWNRALEERYAVKREEILGRDLLEAFPALREEGFAAFLDQVFGGQAATLTLERFAHRTLRRGEVILNVKGTAMRDLRGEVQGTLITVEDVTERVGLEKAMQQAEKMAAIGTLSAGLAHEINNPIGVIASRVECMLLEAEEQSLSETVRGDLRVIAKHADRVARITQGLLSFSRAQAWRLTPVDINTVVEEALVLMEKQLAREKVTLEQELAPGLPAVLGSANHLQQVILNLLTNAREAMPEGGRLRVATRRGGRAVEVEVTDTGKGIPPEHLLKVFDPFFTTKEKGTGLGLAISYGIVRDHSGSLAVRSHEGEGTTFLVTLPAAGER
- a CDS encoding sigma-54 dependent transcriptional regulator, yielding MAEAARILVVDDEPDMVETVARILTRLGHESVTATDGRAALAALEREQPDLVLTDLRMPGMDGLEVLKEVKRVIPQAPVVLFTAHATIETAVEAIKAGAFDYITKPFTADQLQVVIERALTQRRLQEENRRLKEQLQESYRFENIIGRSLPMLQVFEVIKKVARSEANVLIVGESGTGKELVARSIHVNSARVAKPFVPVDCASLPENLLESELFGHEKGAFTGAHMTRPGLFEYANGGTVFLDEVGDLGGNLQAKLLRVLQERQIRRVGGNRLIPVDVRVISATNRDLEEVVKRAEFREDLFYRLNVISIPLPPLRERKGDVPLIAHHYLRKYVASSGKRITGIAPETLALLESHGWPGNVRELQNVIERAVVLAEHEGLLPEDLPEHIRVREAGAVAAESRPDLPMKRAKDEWTRTFEKEYLRSLLKQHAGNISQAARAAGVDRKTIHRLLKKHGLDAS